The Candidatus Binatus sp. DNA segment GGCGGTGCGCTGCTGCGCAATCTCGACGTGCTGCTGCGCGAAGAGACCGGGTTGCCGGTGACGCTGGCCGACGATCCGCTGACTGCGGTCGTGATGGGTGCGGGGAAGGTGCTGGATGAACTGTCGCTGTTGCGCGACGTGACCGTCGAGTGATCGCTCCGGCAATTTTTCCCCCTTAACTGACGCCGGGATTTCGAGCTGAATTGAAGTGAGAGGCAGCTTTCTCTGGCGCAACCGTGTGCTGCTGACGGCCGGGATGCTCCTGCTGTTATCGGCCCATCTCATTTCGACCGGAGTGCATCCGGGCGACTTGGCATCGCGTCCGCAATCGATTTTTCTCGAGATGCTGCGGCCGATCGACGGCGCGCTGGCGCGCATCTCCGGCGGCGCCCAATCAATCGTAAACAGCTATCTCGAGCTGGTTCACGTGCGCGAAGACAATCAGCGCCTGCGCGCGGAGCTGGCGAAAGTGACGAACGATCGCGCGCGGCTGGCTGAGCTCGAAGTCGAGAATCAGCATCTCGGCGAGTTGGTCGAACTGCGCGACGTGCTGGGGCTCAAAGGCGTCGCCGCCAACGTGATCGGCAGCGATGCGATCGGACTGTCGCACACATTGATTCTGAGTTCCGGCACGAGCGACGGCCTGCACGCCGGGATGGCGGTACTGTCGAACCAGGGCGTCGTCGGCAAGATAATCGCGACCAGTCCCCACGCTTCGCGCGTGCTGTTGATCGACGATCACAACTCCGCCCTCGACGGCTTCGATCAACGCTCGCGCACGCGCGGAATCGTCGCCGGACTGGTCGATGACGGCCTGATTCTGAAGTACGTCGATCGCTCGCAGGATCTGCGCGCCGGCGATACGATCGTCACCTCGGGACTCGACGGGATTTTTCCGCGCGGGCTGCTCGTCGGCACCGTCAAAAGCGTGCATCGCGAAGGTCCCGGATTGTTCCTCAGTATCGGGATTACGCCCGGGGTTGATTTTCGGAGTCTTGAACAGGTGCTGGTGGTGACGCAGCAGCCGCCGCATCTCGAAGAAAAAACCAAGGGCTGACCGGCGTTGCGGCTAATCCTGCTGTTCGCGGTATTCGCACTGCTGGGATTGGCGCTGGAGACCGCGAATTTTCATCTCATCTCGTTTCGGCCACTGCTGCCCAATCTCATCGTGATTCTCGCGGTGGACCTCGGCTTTCGGCATCACAGTATCACCGCGGCGCTGACGGCATTTTCGATCGGCTACGCGACCGACGCGTTCGCCGGCTCGCATCCGGGCCTGAACGCATTTATGATCACGCTGATATACGTGGTGTGCTACGAAATCTCGAGCCGCTTGCTGGTGACCAACGCGTTCGTCGGCGCGACGGTGGTGTTCTTCGGCGTGATCCTGACCGCGCTCGGCGCGATCGCGATTAGCGCTGGTATCGAGGCGGTCGGGCAAAGCGGCGGTATCATGCCGACGCTGATGCTCCAGGCGGGAATCTCGGCGATACTCGCGCCGTTCATGTTTTCAATTCTGGCCCGATGCAAACGCGCGATAGGATTGTCTGTCGCGCCCGCGCGTGAATAGATATAAGCGGAAATTCATAAGTGGCGAAGTTCCACAGCTCAAGAAATAATCAACCGGTTCCCAAGCTGGACCCGCGAATCGCGGCGCTCACGGCGCTGATGCTCGCGGTGTTCGGCTTCGTCGGCATCCGGCTCTACTATCTGCAGGTGCTGCATCATGCCGATGCGATCGAACTAGCCGATCGCAACCGCATCCGCATCCGCCGGGTGCCTGCGCCGCGCGGCCTGGTCTTCGATCGCAATCATCGGCCGCTGGTCGATACCAAGCCATCGTTCGACGCGATGTTCGTGCCGGAGGATTCGGACAATCTCTCCGAGACGATCGAGAAGCTCGCCAAATATACCGGCACTGACTACGCCGCCGAGCGAATCGCCGCGGCAGAAGAGGAAGGCCGCCCGCCATACGAACCGGTCAAGGTCGCGGAACGACTCGATTGGCCGCAAGTCGTCGCGCTCGAGGCGCATCAGCTTGAACTGCCGGGCGTGAGCCTCGAAATAACTCCGGGCCGCCACTATCTGTACGGCCAGATGGCGGCGCATCTGCTGGGCTACGTCGGCGAAGTCACCAAAAACGACCTGATTCAAAAAGCCAGCTATCATATGGGCGACGAGATCGGAAAATTTGGTCTCGAACGCGTCTGGGAGGGCTTTCTGCGCGGCGACGCGGGTGGCCAGGAAATCGAGGTCGATGCGGTCGGGCGGCGCCTTCGCGTGCTCAAGGAAATTCCCGACAAGCCCGGCGAAAGCGTCGTGCTCACGATCGATCTGAACTTGCAGCAGGCGGCCGAGCAGGCGATGGCGGGCAAGAATGGCGCGTTCGTCGCGATCGATCCCAACAACGGCGACGTGCTCGCGATGGTATCGCATCCGGCATTCGACCCCGACGTCTTCAGCGGCAGTATCAAGGCGTCGGCGTGGCACGAATTGATCACCGACCCGAATCATCCGCTGCAAAATCGTGTGACGCAGGGAATTTATCCGCCCGGTTCGACCTTCAAGATCGTCGATGCGCTCGCGGGACTCGAAGAGGCCACGCTTACACCCGGCACCGCATATCATTGCCCGGGCGGACTCTGGTTCGGCGGGCGCATTTATCACTGCTGGCGGCATCAGGGACACGGCACGGTGGCGCTGCACGACGCGATCGTGCGCTCATGCGACGTCTATTTTTACAATGTCGGTCAAAAGCTCGGCGTCGATCGAATCGCGAAATGGGCCAATCAGCTCGGCCTCGGCATCAAAAGCGGCATCGAACTGGATAACGTGAAGCCGGGCATGATTCCGTCGGCGGCGTGGAAGCAGAAGCGCTATCACGAGCGCTGGTATCCGGCGGAGACGCTGTCCGTCGCGATCGGCCAGGGTTACGTCGCGACGACTCCGCTGCAGATGGCGCAAGTAGCCGCGCAGGTGGCGAACGGGGGCACCCGCTATCGGCCTCAGTTCGTGAAGTTTGTCGAGGGACTCGATGGCGGGATCGCGAAGGCGTATCCGCCGATCATCGAGAATCAAATAAAGATCGAGCCTGAAGCGCTCGAAGTGCTCAAAAGCGCGATGGCGGACGTCGTCAACGGGCCGGGCGGAACCGCGCACAAAGCCCATCTCGACGACGTGACCGTATGCGGCAAAACCGGCACGGCGCAGGTCGTCGGCGGCAACGCCCCGGTCGGCGAGAGCGAAGGCGGCGACGACAAGACGCCCGATAAATACAAGGATCACGCATGGTTCATCGCGTTCGCGCCGAAGGAACACGCGCAGATTGCGGTGGCGTGCATAATCGAGCACGGCGGTCACGGCGGCAGTGTCTCCGCGCCGATCGTGCACGACGTGATGCAGCGTTTCTTCCAGCTTTATCCACCGAAACCGCAGCCGGAAATCGCGCGCGTGCTCGAACAGAGCGCGCCGCCCGAGTGAGGTAGCAGGCCCTGATGGCGGGCCCCGATCGCAGATTCATCCTGCACTTCGACTGGACGATTTTCCTGCTGACACTCACGCTCGCCGGCGTCGGGCTCATCAGCGTCGTCAGCGCTTCGTATGCGGGACCGCATCGAGCGATCGATCCGCTGGTGGTGCGGCAATTGATCTGGATCGCGGCCGGCACGCTCGCGATGCTGATCACCGTTTTCCTCGACTATCGCGCGTTTCAAACCTACGCGTACCCGTTCTACATCATGGTGGTGATCCTG contains these protein-coding regions:
- the mreC gene encoding rod shape-determining protein MreC: MRGSFLWRNRVLLTAGMLLLLSAHLISTGVHPGDLASRPQSIFLEMLRPIDGALARISGGAQSIVNSYLELVHVREDNQRLRAELAKVTNDRARLAELEVENQHLGELVELRDVLGLKGVAANVIGSDAIGLSHTLILSSGTSDGLHAGMAVLSNQGVVGKIIATSPHASRVLLIDDHNSALDGFDQRSRTRGIVAGLVDDGLILKYVDRSQDLRAGDTIVTSGLDGIFPRGLLVGTVKSVHREGPGLFLSIGITPGVDFRSLEQVLVVTQQPPHLEEKTKG
- the mreD gene encoding rod shape-determining protein MreD, which produces MRLILLFAVFALLGLALETANFHLISFRPLLPNLIVILAVDLGFRHHSITAALTAFSIGYATDAFAGSHPGLNAFMITLIYVVCYEISSRLLVTNAFVGATVVFFGVILTALGAIAISAGIEAVGQSGGIMPTLMLQAGISAILAPFMFSILARCKRAIGLSVAPARE
- the mrdA gene encoding penicillin-binding protein 2 translates to MAKFHSSRNNQPVPKLDPRIAALTALMLAVFGFVGIRLYYLQVLHHADAIELADRNRIRIRRVPAPRGLVFDRNHRPLVDTKPSFDAMFVPEDSDNLSETIEKLAKYTGTDYAAERIAAAEEEGRPPYEPVKVAERLDWPQVVALEAHQLELPGVSLEITPGRHYLYGQMAAHLLGYVGEVTKNDLIQKASYHMGDEIGKFGLERVWEGFLRGDAGGQEIEVDAVGRRLRVLKEIPDKPGESVVLTIDLNLQQAAEQAMAGKNGAFVAIDPNNGDVLAMVSHPAFDPDVFSGSIKASAWHELITDPNHPLQNRVTQGIYPPGSTFKIVDALAGLEEATLTPGTAYHCPGGLWFGGRIYHCWRHQGHGTVALHDAIVRSCDVYFYNVGQKLGVDRIAKWANQLGLGIKSGIELDNVKPGMIPSAAWKQKRYHERWYPAETLSVAIGQGYVATTPLQMAQVAAQVANGGTRYRPQFVKFVEGLDGGIAKAYPPIIENQIKIEPEALEVLKSAMADVVNGPGGTAHKAHLDDVTVCGKTGTAQVVGGNAPVGESEGGDDKTPDKYKDHAWFIAFAPKEHAQIAVACIIEHGGHGGSVSAPIVHDVMQRFFQLYPPKPQPEIARVLEQSAPPE